The Fusobacterium sp. FSA-380-WT-3A region CCATCTTTCTCCCCATAACGAGTATCACCTACTATTGGATATCCTAAATTTGAAAGTTGTACTCTTAGTTGATGAGTTCTACCTGTAACTAATTCTCCTTCTAATAAAGTATATTTTTTATTTCTTTTAATAGTTGTAAAATAAGTAATAGCTCTCTTTCCTTCATTATCATCTTTTGTAGTTACTACAACTTTATCTTCTATTTTCTTCAAATAATTTTCTATAATAAATTTATTTTTTTCTATTTTTCCATGAACTAAAATATAATATTTTTTCTTGATATTATCTTCTCTCAACTCTTCTGCTAAAATTCTTGTAGAAATTTTATTTTTAGCTCCTATTACAAGTCCTGAAGTTTTTTTATCTATTCTATTTATAAAATTAAAATCATTTGTTTGATAATAACTTTTAAACATTTCTGATATTCCGTATTCAAAACCACTACCTTTATGCATAACAATATCTTTTTCTTTATTAAATATTATTAAATCTTCATTT contains the following coding sequences:
- a CDS encoding RluA family pseudouridine synthase, giving the protein MKYIIEKDNEGVRLDRYLRKKLSDVPLNEIFKALRVGKIKVNNKKKKENYRLVEGDKIFIGIGNLEENEEKREKFLILDEKDKNFLQKNIIFENEDLIIFNKEKDIVMHKGSGFEYGISEMFKSYYQTNDFNFINRIDKKTSGLVIGAKNKISTRILAEELREDNIKKKYYILVHGKIEKNKFIIENYLKKIEDKVVVTTKDDNEGKRAITYFTTIKRNKKYTLLEGELVTGRTHQLRVQLSNLGYPIVGDTRYGEKDGESILYLNSHYCEIPKYNIKIDNDLPNYFKKKLEE